The sequence ACTTTTGTGGACGACCTGCCACCTTGTCCGTCCATTGGCGACAGATCGGCTCGGGATTGACAATCGCCCGGTTTGTGCCCTATTCTATCGAGAGCATCCGTCTACTTGTTTTTATCCTGTTCCGACATTTATGAAGCTTATCGTTCCCATGGCGGGCCGCGGCACGCGCGTGCGCCCACACTCGCACGTGACGCCCAAACCGCTTCTCAAGGTCAAGGGGCGCTCCATCGTTGAGCGCATCGTGGATACATTTGCCGAGGTGCTGCCCAGTCCGCCCGACGAGGGCGTGTTCGTCCTTGGCCCCGACTTTGGCCAAGAGATCCGCGACCAGCTCACGCAGATTTGCGAGGCCCGCGACATGTCCGCCCATTTTGCTGTTCAGAAGGAGGCCCTAGGTACGGCCCACGCGGTGGGCTGCGCAGGCGACCACCTGAGCGGCGAGGGCATCGTGGTGTTTGCCGACACCCTCTTTGGCATTACCGACGACGTGTCGCTCGGCGCGGCCGACGTGGTGGTGTGGGTGAAGCACGTGGAGGACCCCAGCCGGTTTGGTGTGGCCGTGCGCGAGGGCGAAGAAGTGGTTCGCCTCGTGGAGAAGCCCGACGAGCCCATCTCCAACGAAGCCATCATTGGCATCTACTACGTGAACGACCTGTCGGGCCTGCAGCGCGAAATTCAATACCTTATCGACCACGACGTGCGCGGCAAAGGCGACGAGTTCCAACTCACCGATGCCTTCGACCGCCTGCTGCAAGACGGGAAGGTCTTTCACACGGCTTCGGTCGATGCCTGGATGGATTGCGGCACGATCCCGGCGCTGCTTGAAACCACCGGGCGCATCCTAGAGCGTGAGACCGACGACCTGCACCAGGGCACGGTGCACAATAGCATCATCCACGACCCGGTATACATCGGGCCGGGCGCAACCATCGATGGCGCCGTTGTGGGGCCCAACGTTTCTGTGGAGGCAGGTGCCACCATCAAAGACAGCATCGTGCAGGACAGCATCGTCTTCCGGAAAGGGCGTGTTGAAAACGCCGTGCTGCATGACTCCATCGTGGGGCGCCATGCCACGGCCAAGAACACCACCGGACGCGTGAATATCGGCGACCACTCGTCTGTGGGCTAGCCAACGGTTGCGCCCGTCCACCGGAAATGCCATACCAAAGCGCGCTGGCCGTTTGAAGCGGTCAGCGCGCTTTGTGGGATGGATACGCCCGGGGCCGCACTATTGCTGTGGTGCAGGCGGCAGCGGGGCCGCAGCGCCTGATCCACCGGCGGGCGGCGGGCCGCCAAACGGCGCGGCCATGCTGCTGTCGCCCGTTGACAGCCCGTACGCCTGACGCACCTCGGGCGGTACGCGGTAAGGGGCCTCGGCTAGCAGCGCGTTCAGGCGCTTATCGAAGCGCTGCAGGGCGTCTTGCTTCCCCGCGCTCTGGTACGCAAGGCGCACCATGCTCGCGTATTGCAGGGCATAGCTGAAGCTCCGACGGTCGTTGGCGTTGCGAAGCTCGTAGAAGACGACAGGCTCGGCCTGCTGCATCACCTGGGCCATCATCTGGTAGTTCTGCACCGACTCGAAGGCGCGCGCCGTAAGCAGATACGTTTGCATGGACGCGGCCACCGTGCCGAATGGCATCTCGTACACAAAATCGGATAAGAGCGAGTCGGCACGGGTGGCGTAGCCTTTGGCCGCGAGTCGCTCGGTGGCCTGGCTCACGTACAACCGGTAGCCGTCAAGCAGGCGGCGAGCGTTCTCATTGAAGTACACCGTCGAGTCGCGCAGGTTGGTAAAGCGGAAGCCTTCCATGGCCTGCTCGGTAACCCCTGGCACCACACGCCCCAGCCGCTGGCTGTGTTTGATGGGCATCACGCGGTACGCTTGCCCCTCTAGGTGGAAGTAGTTTTGCAGGTCGAGCTGGCCGCTTGGACTTACGGTGACGGCAAAGTAGATGGGCCGCTTCCACCCGTTGGCCGCGTTGGTCCGCAGGATGTTGTAGGCCGCCACGTCGGCCGCGCGCAGCATGTTGTACTGCTGATCGAGCGGCCGGCCCTTCAGCGTCCATTGCATGGGCCGCTGCACGCGCATCGAGTCGGAGGTGTAGGCGCGGAGCGTCGCCTTCGCAAAGGAGCCGCCCGGCACCGGCAGTCTCATCGTACGCGGCTGAAACGCCTGCGGCCGCAGCTGCTCAATCTGCTGATTCGTCATCGAAATGGGCAGCGGCTCGGAGGCATAGAGCGGCTCGTTCTTGAGCTGCTTCACGTACCACGAGGTATTCAGAAGCGAAAGGTTCACGACGCGCACATCGGTACGCACGCCCTCCACTTCCTGCAAGTACCACAAGGGGTACGTGTCATTGTCGCCATTCGTAAACAGGATGGCGTCCTCCTCAAGG comes from Salisaeta longa DSM 21114 and encodes:
- a CDS encoding sugar phosphate nucleotidyltransferase, which gives rise to MKLIVPMAGRGTRVRPHSHVTPKPLLKVKGRSIVERIVDTFAEVLPSPPDEGVFVLGPDFGQEIRDQLTQICEARDMSAHFAVQKEALGTAHAVGCAGDHLSGEGIVVFADTLFGITDDVSLGAADVVVWVKHVEDPSRFGVAVREGEEVVRLVEKPDEPISNEAIIGIYYVNDLSGLQREIQYLIDHDVRGKGDEFQLTDAFDRLLQDGKVFHTASVDAWMDCGTIPALLETTGRILERETDDLHQGTVHNSIIHDPVYIGPGATIDGAVVGPNVSVEAGATIKDSIVQDSIVFRKGRVENAVLHDSIVGRHATAKNTTGRVNIGDHSSVG